The Cuculus canorus isolate bCucCan1 chromosome 16, bCucCan1.pri, whole genome shotgun sequence genome includes a region encoding these proteins:
- the OGFR gene encoding opioid growth factor receptor isoform X1, which produces MAAWLSFRAEDDEAEDEASFWRYDSTWEEDEDEEDEEEEEEEEDGAEQEATREAAGEPAVPSRARGSQQTQPGWYTFGLKLLKFFFSIEERRSNSLPLSQWEFQVSGRRNWNAARDLQRYRHCYPGLVESENEEEEEMWNLSFYKNEISFLPHGLHIEDLLESWWDNYEILEENHSYIQWLFPLREHGMNRRAKPLTCHEIQAFKKSKEVMQRFVRAYQLMLRFYGIVLINEKTGELKRAANWAERFQNLNRFSHNNLRITRILKCLGEMGYEHYQVHLVKFFLTETLVKEMLPNVKRSALDYFLFTIRSKRKRRKLVHYAWQHFKPQSSFVWGPHDKLLKYKSRLTKSQPQQKAEEKQESPGEKCDGSEEGDQNQSLEEEQKTGDAADLQAKVSDEDVKEKLSERVSKGGDGEEEKEASSTQQEEKDINSEAEEVQGATENDCTKESKKRKLDRNMADTKKTGPLKSPTDIENISRNLGECAIDAEFPSSDPLFQAEEDQETPKEDGASTKDSTGPETTDAAVKRRKVDTRTSRGKTSNLAINLSMGPPVSSAQLNPSVADTEETESVGEENAAVEATSEKGGGDADDGAVRPSAGSTLPKAGCTPMSDGLKSNGDEVTARSDQDHCDSRLMGDKSEVDVVEQYKKAENTVGKGQAEVTSKNEVPESLEQSMAPTCPKEDSAEVTTKKPEGSELAVEPDAEQAAAE; this is translated from the exons ATGGCGGCCTGGCTCAGCTTCAGGGCGGAGGACGACGAGGCGGAGGACGAGGCCTCCTTCTGGAGGTACGACTCCACCTGGGAGGAGGACGAGGACGAGGaagacgaggaggaggaggaggaggaggaggatggcgCCGAGCAGGAGGCAACGAGGGAGGCTGCGGGCGAGCCGGCGGTGCCGAGCCGGGCGCGGGGCTCCCAGCAGACCCAG cctggATGGTATACTTTTGGGTTGAAGCTgctaaagttttttttcagtatcgAG GAGCGAAGATCAAATTCATTACCGCTGTCTCAGTGGGAGTTTCAG GTCTCAGGCAGGCGCAACTGGAATGCTGCAAGAGACTTACAGCGATACAGACACTGTTACCCG GGTTTGGTAGAATCAGAAAacgaggaggaagaagagatgtgGAACTTAAGTTTCtataaaaatgagatttcttttttgcccCATG gcTTGCATATTGAAGATCTGCTTGAATCTTGGTGGGACAACTACGAAATTCTTGAAGAAAACCATTCTTACATACAGTG gcTCTTCCCTTTACGTGAACACGGGATGAACCGGCGTGCCAAACCACTCACCTGTCACGAAATCCAG GCTTTTAAGAAGTCCAAGGAAGTTATGCAAAGGTTTGTCCGTGCTTATCAGCTCATGCTGAGATTTTACGGAATTGTTCTGATCAACGAGAAAACTGGAGAACTTAAGAGAGCGGCGAACTGGGCTGAGCGGTTCCAAAACCTGAACCG GTTTAGCCACAACAACTTGCGGATTACGCGCATCCTGAAGTGCCTGGGGGAGATGGGATATGAACACTATCAAGTGCACTTGGTAAAGTTTTTCCTAACAGAAACTCTTGTTAAGGAAATGCTACCAAATGTTAAGAGAAGTGCCTTGGATTACTTCCTGTTCACCATCAGGAGCAAAcggaagagaagaaaactggtGCACTACGCTTGGCAGCACTTCAAACCTCAAAGCAGCTTTGTATGGGGACCGCATGACAAACTGTTGAAGTACAAATCACGCTTAACCAAGTCACAGCCGCAGCAAAAGGctgaagagaaacaggaatCTCCTGGTGAAAAGTGTGATGGTTCTGAGGAAGGTGATCAGAACCAATCTCtagaggaagaacaaaaaactGGAGATGCTGCAGACTTGCAGGCAAAAGTGAGTGATGAAGATGTAAAAGAGAAGTTAAGTGAACGCGTATCAAAGGGAGGGGATggtgaagaggagaaggaggcttCATCTACCCAACAGGAGGAGAAGGATATAAACAGTGAGGCTGAGGAAGTGCAAGGTGCGACAGAGAATGATTGCACGAAAGAgagcaagaagagaaaactggATAGAAATATGGCAGACACTAAAAAGACTGGACCCTTGAAAAGCCCTACTGATATTGAGAACATTTCCCGTAATCTGGGAGAATGTGCAATTGATGCAGAATTCCCTTCCTCAGATCCACTCTTCCAAGCAGAAGAGGACCAGGAGACACCGAAAGAAGACGGTGCAAGCACCAAAGACTCAACAGGGCCAGAGACCACTGATGCTGCTGTAAAACGGAGGAAAGTCGATACAAGAACATCAAGAGGCAAAACATCCAACTTGGCCATAAACCTGAGCATGGGGCCACCTGTCTCCAGTGCCCAGTTAAATCCATCTGTTGCAGACACTGAGGAAACAGAAAGTGTCGGTGaggaaaatgcagctgtggAAGCAACAAGTGAGAAGGGAGGTGGTGATGCAGATGATGGGGCTGTGAGACCCTCAGCTGGTTCCACACTCCCCAAGGCTGGCTGTACTCCAATGAGTGATGGCTTAAAGTCGAATGGAGATGAAGTCACAGCAAGGAGCGATCAGGATCACTGCGACAGCAGACTCATGGGAGACAAAAGTGAAGTAGATGTGGTAGAACAgtataaaaaagcagaaaatacagttgGAAAAGGACAAGCAGAAGTCACAAGCAAGAATGAAGTTCCAGAGAGTCTTGAGCAGAGCATGGCACCCACTTGTCCTAAGGAAGACAGTGCTGAGGTCACAACAAAGAAACCTGAAGGTTCTGAGCTTGCAGTAGAACCTGACGCAGAGCAAGCAGCAGCGGAGTGA
- the OGFR gene encoding opioid growth factor receptor isoform X2 → MAAWLSFRAEDDEAEDEASFWRYDSTWEEDEDEEDEEEEEEEEDGAEQEATREAAGEPAVPSRARGSQQTQERRSNSLPLSQWEFQVSGRRNWNAARDLQRYRHCYPGLVESENEEEEEMWNLSFYKNEISFLPHGLHIEDLLESWWDNYEILEENHSYIQWLFPLREHGMNRRAKPLTCHEIQAFKKSKEVMQRFVRAYQLMLRFYGIVLINEKTGELKRAANWAERFQNLNRFSHNNLRITRILKCLGEMGYEHYQVHLVKFFLTETLVKEMLPNVKRSALDYFLFTIRSKRKRRKLVHYAWQHFKPQSSFVWGPHDKLLKYKSRLTKSQPQQKAEEKQESPGEKCDGSEEGDQNQSLEEEQKTGDAADLQAKVSDEDVKEKLSERVSKGGDGEEEKEASSTQQEEKDINSEAEEVQGATENDCTKESKKRKLDRNMADTKKTGPLKSPTDIENISRNLGECAIDAEFPSSDPLFQAEEDQETPKEDGASTKDSTGPETTDAAVKRRKVDTRTSRGKTSNLAINLSMGPPVSSAQLNPSVADTEETESVGEENAAVEATSEKGGGDADDGAVRPSAGSTLPKAGCTPMSDGLKSNGDEVTARSDQDHCDSRLMGDKSEVDVVEQYKKAENTVGKGQAEVTSKNEVPESLEQSMAPTCPKEDSAEVTTKKPEGSELAVEPDAEQAAAE, encoded by the exons ATGGCGGCCTGGCTCAGCTTCAGGGCGGAGGACGACGAGGCGGAGGACGAGGCCTCCTTCTGGAGGTACGACTCCACCTGGGAGGAGGACGAGGACGAGGaagacgaggaggaggaggaggaggaggaggatggcgCCGAGCAGGAGGCAACGAGGGAGGCTGCGGGCGAGCCGGCGGTGCCGAGCCGGGCGCGGGGCTCCCAGCAGACCCAG GAGCGAAGATCAAATTCATTACCGCTGTCTCAGTGGGAGTTTCAG GTCTCAGGCAGGCGCAACTGGAATGCTGCAAGAGACTTACAGCGATACAGACACTGTTACCCG GGTTTGGTAGAATCAGAAAacgaggaggaagaagagatgtgGAACTTAAGTTTCtataaaaatgagatttcttttttgcccCATG gcTTGCATATTGAAGATCTGCTTGAATCTTGGTGGGACAACTACGAAATTCTTGAAGAAAACCATTCTTACATACAGTG gcTCTTCCCTTTACGTGAACACGGGATGAACCGGCGTGCCAAACCACTCACCTGTCACGAAATCCAG GCTTTTAAGAAGTCCAAGGAAGTTATGCAAAGGTTTGTCCGTGCTTATCAGCTCATGCTGAGATTTTACGGAATTGTTCTGATCAACGAGAAAACTGGAGAACTTAAGAGAGCGGCGAACTGGGCTGAGCGGTTCCAAAACCTGAACCG GTTTAGCCACAACAACTTGCGGATTACGCGCATCCTGAAGTGCCTGGGGGAGATGGGATATGAACACTATCAAGTGCACTTGGTAAAGTTTTTCCTAACAGAAACTCTTGTTAAGGAAATGCTACCAAATGTTAAGAGAAGTGCCTTGGATTACTTCCTGTTCACCATCAGGAGCAAAcggaagagaagaaaactggtGCACTACGCTTGGCAGCACTTCAAACCTCAAAGCAGCTTTGTATGGGGACCGCATGACAAACTGTTGAAGTACAAATCACGCTTAACCAAGTCACAGCCGCAGCAAAAGGctgaagagaaacaggaatCTCCTGGTGAAAAGTGTGATGGTTCTGAGGAAGGTGATCAGAACCAATCTCtagaggaagaacaaaaaactGGAGATGCTGCAGACTTGCAGGCAAAAGTGAGTGATGAAGATGTAAAAGAGAAGTTAAGTGAACGCGTATCAAAGGGAGGGGATggtgaagaggagaaggaggcttCATCTACCCAACAGGAGGAGAAGGATATAAACAGTGAGGCTGAGGAAGTGCAAGGTGCGACAGAGAATGATTGCACGAAAGAgagcaagaagagaaaactggATAGAAATATGGCAGACACTAAAAAGACTGGACCCTTGAAAAGCCCTACTGATATTGAGAACATTTCCCGTAATCTGGGAGAATGTGCAATTGATGCAGAATTCCCTTCCTCAGATCCACTCTTCCAAGCAGAAGAGGACCAGGAGACACCGAAAGAAGACGGTGCAAGCACCAAAGACTCAACAGGGCCAGAGACCACTGATGCTGCTGTAAAACGGAGGAAAGTCGATACAAGAACATCAAGAGGCAAAACATCCAACTTGGCCATAAACCTGAGCATGGGGCCACCTGTCTCCAGTGCCCAGTTAAATCCATCTGTTGCAGACACTGAGGAAACAGAAAGTGTCGGTGaggaaaatgcagctgtggAAGCAACAAGTGAGAAGGGAGGTGGTGATGCAGATGATGGGGCTGTGAGACCCTCAGCTGGTTCCACACTCCCCAAGGCTGGCTGTACTCCAATGAGTGATGGCTTAAAGTCGAATGGAGATGAAGTCACAGCAAGGAGCGATCAGGATCACTGCGACAGCAGACTCATGGGAGACAAAAGTGAAGTAGATGTGGTAGAACAgtataaaaaagcagaaaatacagttgGAAAAGGACAAGCAGAAGTCACAAGCAAGAATGAAGTTCCAGAGAGTCTTGAGCAGAGCATGGCACCCACTTGTCCTAAGGAAGACAGTGCTGAGGTCACAACAAAGAAACCTGAAGGTTCTGAGCTTGCAGTAGAACCTGACGCAGAGCAAGCAGCAGCGGAGTGA